From the genome of Deinococcus radiotolerans, one region includes:
- a CDS encoding F390 synthetase-related protein: MNLDGPVNTVLTLLGALDDARLTFRSREALERHQDRLAHGHLRWVAAHSPAVAARFRAAGLPLGRWRELPPTDKAAMLATFDTLNTVGVTLEHALAVGRQAERTRDFTPTLATPAGPVTVGLSTGTSGTQGVFLVSRAEQARWAGTVLRHLLPGGLWGLLRPQRVAFFLRADSPLYRSVRRRRLEFRFFDLLRPLPDLAAEVQAYAPTLIVGPPGVLRALHRTGVRLRGRVISVAEVLDPDDEAALRDWGDVVQVYQATEGLLALPCPHGSLHLNEAHVHFDLEPLGDGLHRPVITDLRRRAQPFIRHRLDDALRLNPDPCPCGQAARRVHSIAGRQDDALHLPGAAGESVTVWPDFLRGALAAVPGLREYRADQTGPAALTLHLDPHTPDTRAHALSAVRDALHHSHADPGRLTLDTRPLDPPPPGTKRRRVTRSWRPT; the protein is encoded by the coding sequence GTGAACTTGGATGGCCCCGTAAACACCGTCCTGACCCTGCTGGGCGCGCTGGACGACGCTCGTCTGACCTTCCGCTCGCGCGAAGCGCTGGAGCGTCACCAGGACCGCCTCGCGCACGGGCACCTGCGCTGGGTGGCCGCGCACAGCCCCGCCGTCGCCGCCCGCTTCCGCGCCGCCGGGCTCCCGCTGGGCCGCTGGCGCGAGCTGCCCCCCACCGACAAGGCCGCCATGCTCGCCACCTTCGACACGCTGAACACCGTGGGCGTCACGCTGGAGCACGCGCTGGCGGTCGGGCGGCAGGCAGAACGCACCCGCGACTTCACGCCCACCCTCGCCACGCCTGCCGGACCCGTCACCGTCGGCCTGTCCACCGGCACGAGCGGCACCCAGGGCGTCTTTCTGGTCAGCCGCGCCGAGCAGGCCCGCTGGGCCGGGACCGTGCTGCGCCACCTCCTGCCGGGCGGGCTGTGGGGCCTGCTGCGCCCGCAGCGGGTCGCGTTCTTCCTGCGGGCCGACAGCCCCCTGTACCGCAGTGTCCGCCGCAGGCGGCTGGAGTTCCGCTTCTTCGACCTGCTGCGCCCCCTCCCCGACCTGGCCGCCGAGGTACAGGCGTACGCGCCCACCCTGATCGTCGGGCCGCCCGGCGTGCTGCGCGCCCTGCACCGCACCGGCGTGCGCCTGCGCGGCCGCGTGATCAGCGTCGCGGAAGTCCTCGACCCCGACGACGAGGCCGCCCTGCGCGACTGGGGGGACGTCGTGCAGGTCTATCAGGCCACCGAGGGCCTCCTCGCCCTCCCGTGCCCGCACGGCTCGCTGCACCTGAACGAGGCACACGTCCACTTCGACCTCGAACCCCTGGGGGACGGCCTGCACCGCCCCGTCATCACCGACCTGCGCCGCCGCGCGCAGCCATTCATCCGCCACCGCCTCGACGACGCCCTGCGCCTGAACCCCGACCCGTGCCCGTGCGGGCAGGCCGCGCGCCGCGTGCACAGCATCGCGGGCCGCCAGGACGACGCGCTGCACCTCCCCGGCGCGGCAGGGGAGAGCGTCACCGTCTGGCCGGACTTCCTGCGCGGCGCCCTCGCTGCCGTGCCGGGCCTGCGCGAGTACCGCGCCGACCAGACCGGCCCCGCCGCCCTCACGCTGCACCTCGACCCGCACACCCCGGACACCCGGGCCCACGCCCTGAGCGCTGTCCGGGACGCCCTGCACCACAGTCACGCCGACCCAGGGCGCCTCACCCTCGACACCCGGCCCCTCGACCCGCCTCCGCCCGGCACGAAACGCCGCCGCGTCACCCGCAGCTGGAGGCCCACGTGA
- a CDS encoding 3-oxoacyl-ACP synthase III family protein, whose product MNPTDTVLGVRLLATAQALPARRVPTAEVARLCHVPEAIALKRSGVHERRWLSGTETALTLGTQAAREALNRAELEIGDVDVLLNASGSQLQPIPDGAALYARELGLHGAATYSLHGTCLSFLLALQHAALLIHTRQARHILIISSEGGSVGLNPHQPESTLLIGDGAAAVLLGPPTRPGQGLHATRIETHPAGADHTRISGGGTLRHPNHPGTTPTDFTFDMQGLQVLKLASRVVPPFLERLRPGLSHGLPGITRVIPHQASQAGLDLLRRYSWPEAQVEVTLRTLGNVIAASLPLTLHQAVEAGRLKEGNTALLVGTGAGLIAGGVIWEL is encoded by the coding sequence GTGAACCCAACCGACACCGTCCTCGGCGTGCGCCTCCTCGCCACCGCGCAGGCCCTGCCCGCACGCCGCGTCCCCACCGCCGAGGTCGCCCGGCTGTGCCACGTGCCCGAAGCCATCGCCCTGAAACGCAGCGGCGTCCACGAACGCCGCTGGCTCTCCGGCACGGAAACCGCCCTGACCCTCGGCACGCAGGCCGCCCGCGAAGCCCTGAACCGCGCCGAACTGGAGATCGGCGACGTGGACGTCCTCCTCAACGCCAGCGGCAGCCAGCTGCAACCCATCCCCGACGGCGCCGCCCTGTACGCCCGCGAACTCGGCCTGCACGGCGCGGCCACGTACTCGCTGCACGGCACCTGCCTCAGCTTCCTGCTGGCCCTCCAGCACGCCGCCCTCCTCATCCACACCCGGCAGGCGCGGCACATCCTGATCATCAGCAGCGAGGGCGGCAGCGTCGGCCTCAACCCCCACCAGCCCGAGAGCACCCTCCTGATCGGCGACGGCGCCGCCGCCGTCCTCCTCGGCCCCCCCACCCGCCCCGGCCAGGGCCTGCACGCCACCCGCATCGAGACGCACCCCGCCGGCGCCGACCACACCCGCATCAGCGGCGGCGGCACCCTCCGTCACCCCAACCACCCCGGCACCACACCCACCGACTTCACCTTCGACATGCAAGGCCTCCAGGTCCTCAAACTCGCCAGCCGCGTCGTCCCGCCCTTCCTCGAACGCCTCCGCCCCGGCCTCAGTCACGGCCTGCCCGGCATCACCCGCGTCATCCCCCACCAGGCCAGTCAGGCGGGCCTCGACCTGCTGCGCCGCTACAGCTGGCCCGAGGCACAGGTCGAAGTCACGCTGCGCACCCTGGGCAACGTCATCGCCGCCAGCCTTCCCCTCACGCTGCACCAGGCGGTGGAGGCCGGGCGGTTAAAGGAGGGCAATACTGCGCTGCTCGTCGGCACGGGCGCGGGACTCATTGCGGGTGGGGTGATCTGGGAGTTGTAG
- a CDS encoding NAD-dependent epimerase/dehydratase family protein has product MTILVTGATGFLGGVTARELARAGHAVTGLGRDVRRSAALEADGVRFVAADLRGADWDALLNGVEGVVHAAARSTLWGHAADFHADNVAPSAALARACARRGVRLVHVSTPSVYNATGVTEQVREDTPVGPRFDSLYARSKWQAEQAVRAALPDATILRPRGLYGVGDTSIVPRLAAALRAGRLPRLTDREVWTDLTDVRNVAHAITLALARPAPGVFNITDGQAIPLWATLDRLADTLDVPRPIRRVPARLLEGIAAALEFGARLHPDRPEPPLTASGVRLLTRPMTLDLTRARERLGYAPVVTPERGFADVFAALRGGAA; this is encoded by the coding sequence ATGACCATTCTGGTGACGGGGGCGACCGGGTTCCTGGGCGGGGTGACGGCCCGGGAACTTGCGCGGGCCGGGCATGCCGTGACGGGCCTGGGCCGGGACGTACGCAGGAGCGCGGCACTGGAGGCCGACGGCGTGCGGTTCGTGGCGGCCGACCTGCGCGGCGCGGACTGGGACGCCCTGCTGAACGGGGTGGAGGGGGTGGTGCACGCGGCGGCCCGCTCGACCCTGTGGGGGCACGCGGCGGACTTCCACGCGGACAACGTGGCCCCCAGCGCCGCGCTGGCCCGGGCGTGCGCGCGGCGGGGCGTGCGGCTGGTGCATGTCAGCACGCCCAGCGTGTACAACGCGACCGGAGTCACCGAGCAGGTGCGGGAGGACACTCCGGTCGGCCCGCGCTTCGACAGCCTGTACGCCCGCAGCAAATGGCAGGCGGAACAGGCGGTGCGCGCCGCGCTGCCCGACGCGACGATCCTGCGCCCACGCGGCCTCTACGGCGTGGGGGACACGAGCATCGTGCCCCGGCTGGCCGCCGCGCTGCGCGCCGGTCGCCTGCCTCGCCTGACCGACCGGGAGGTGTGGACCGACCTGACCGACGTGCGCAACGTCGCCCACGCGATCACGCTGGCACTGGCCCGCCCCGCGCCCGGCGTGTTCAACATTACCGACGGGCAGGCCATCCCGCTGTGGGCGACGCTGGACCGGCTGGCCGACACGCTGGACGTGCCCAGACCGATCCGGCGCGTGCCCGCGCGACTGCTGGAGGGGATCGCGGCGGCACTGGAATTCGGCGCGCGCCTGCACCCCGACCGGCCCGAGCCGCCCCTGACCGCCAGCGGCGTGCGCCTGCTGACGCGGCCCATGACGCTGGACCTGACCCGCGCCCGTGAGCGGCTGGGCTACGCGCCGGTCGTCACGCCGGAGCGGGGCTTCGCGGACGTGTTCGCGGCCCTACGGGGAGGAGCGGCGTGA
- a CDS encoding MBL fold metallo-hydrolase: protein MTVRVIPLRAGSCLNLAAITERGAPWRVQAYPAGFTLILHPTRGPVLFDTGYGADVVAAMRRWPGLIYGLITPVQLGPHDSAREQLRVLGFAPEEVRHVIVSHLHADHVGGLRDFPHATFHLDRRAWEPLRKLRGVRAVRRAYLPELLPNDFEDRCAWLDFEGAGDALHPFAEVADVFGDGLLRAVPLPGHAPGMVGLLAQEEAGLTVLAADAAWSVRAGREERPVHPLARVAFHDPAQEATSGAALRSFLHANPAARLHVSHDAPEGWTVP, encoded by the coding sequence GTGACCGTCCGGGTCATTCCGCTGCGGGCCGGGTCGTGCCTGAACCTCGCGGCGATCACCGAACGCGGCGCGCCCTGGCGGGTGCAGGCGTACCCGGCGGGCTTCACGCTGATCCTGCACCCCACCCGCGGCCCCGTCCTGTTCGACACCGGCTACGGCGCGGACGTGGTGGCCGCGATGCGCCGCTGGCCGGGCCTGATCTACGGCCTGATCACCCCCGTGCAGCTTGGCCCGCACGACTCCGCGCGCGAGCAGCTGCGCGTGCTGGGCTTCGCCCCGGAGGAGGTGCGGCACGTCATCGTCTCGCACCTGCACGCCGATCACGTGGGCGGCCTGCGGGACTTCCCGCACGCGACCTTCCACCTCGACCGCCGCGCCTGGGAGCCCCTACGCAAGCTGCGGGGTGTGCGGGCGGTGCGCCGCGCGTATCTGCCGGAACTCCTGCCGAACGACTTCGAGGACCGCTGCGCGTGGCTGGACTTCGAGGGTGCCGGGGACGCCCTGCACCCCTTCGCGGAGGTCGCGGACGTCTTCGGGGACGGCCTGCTGCGCGCCGTACCGCTTCCCGGGCACGCGCCCGGCATGGTGGGCCTGCTGGCGCAGGAGGAGGCGGGTCTGACTGTCCTGGCCGCCGACGCCGCCTGGAGTGTCCGCGCGGGCCGTGAGGAGCGCCCCGTTCACCCGCTGGCCCGCGTGGCGTTCCACGACCCCGCGCAGGAGGCCACGAGCGGCGCGGCTCTGCGCTCCTTCCTGCACGCCAATCCCGCTGCGAGGCTGCACGTCAGCCACGACGCGCCCGAGGGCTGGACCGTCCCGTGA
- a CDS encoding LacI family DNA-binding transcriptional regulator, translating to MTDHPERRVPTLMDVADRAGVSAQTVSRVVNGQGPVAARTRARVMDAIGELNYVPNRLARGLARQRSLSIGFATNDISLHAPSQLASAIEGAARQAGYSLIVTIVAGYGLAPVTHALRALRERQVDGALINASLSPGDAHEITARFPDLPCVFMDVPPSAGVPGALLDQALGARLGANHLLNLGHTRIACIDAPQGAVAEQARLRGWEDTLAARGLNLVARAAGDWSPASGYAATQTLLAGGVPFTALLVANDQMAVGALRALWERGVNVPADVSVVGYDDTAESALLIPPLTTVRQDFPLLGRRAFAHLHALLRGEAHPPTLSTPELVVRASTAPPPGPERQDVQGALRTLMAALTRS from the coding sequence ATGACCGACCACCCCGAACGCCGCGTGCCCACCCTGATGGACGTCGCCGACCGGGCCGGGGTGTCCGCGCAGACCGTCTCGCGCGTTGTGAACGGCCAGGGCCCCGTCGCCGCCCGCACCCGCGCCCGCGTCATGGACGCCATCGGCGAACTGAACTACGTCCCCAACCGCCTCGCCCGCGGACTGGCCCGGCAGCGCAGCCTCTCCATCGGGTTCGCCACGAACGACATCTCCCTGCACGCCCCCTCGCAACTCGCCTCTGCCATCGAGGGCGCCGCGCGGCAGGCCGGGTACAGCCTGATCGTCACGATCGTCGCCGGGTACGGCCTCGCGCCCGTCACGCACGCCCTGCGCGCCCTGCGCGAACGGCAGGTGGACGGCGCGCTGATCAACGCCTCCCTGTCCCCAGGAGACGCGCACGAGATCACCGCGCGCTTCCCGGACCTCCCCTGCGTGTTCATGGATGTCCCCCCGAGCGCCGGCGTGCCCGGCGCACTGCTCGATCAGGCGCTCGGGGCGCGCCTCGGCGCGAACCACCTGCTGAACCTGGGTCACACCCGCATCGCCTGCATCGACGCGCCCCAGGGCGCCGTGGCGGAACAGGCCCGCCTGCGCGGCTGGGAGGACACCCTCGCCGCGCGCGGCCTGAACCTCGTGGCGCGCGCGGCGGGCGACTGGAGTCCCGCCAGCGGCTACGCCGCCACCCAGACCCTCCTGGCGGGCGGCGTGCCGTTCACGGCACTGCTCGTCGCGAACGACCAGATGGCGGTCGGCGCGCTGCGCGCCCTGTGGGAACGCGGCGTGAACGTCCCGGCGGACGTGTCCGTCGTCGGGTACGACGACACCGCCGAGAGCGCCCTGCTCATCCCGCCCCTGACGACCGTCCGGCAGGACTTCCCGCTGCTGGGCCGCCGCGCCTTCGCGCACCTGCACGCCCTGCTGCGCGGCGAGGCGCACCCCCCGACCCTCAGCACCCCGGAACTCGTCGTGCGGGCCAGCACCGCCCCACCCCCCGGTCCGGAGCGGCAGGACGTGCAGGGCGCGCTGCGGACCCTGATGGCCGCCCTGACCCGGAGCTGA
- a CDS encoding YiaA/YiaB family inner membrane protein, translating into MMQGSPDIVGDSPAWLSFIWIAFTTALGLMLLGIYFIPVDWWVKGYLYMGTLFLTASTLTLSKSLRDRHEHERLVNRVKSARTEQVLSKFDT; encoded by the coding sequence ATGATGCAAGGTTCCCCGGACATCGTCGGTGATTCCCCCGCCTGGCTGAGTTTCATCTGGATCGCGTTCACGACCGCGCTGGGCCTGATGCTGCTGGGCATCTACTTCATCCCCGTGGACTGGTGGGTGAAGGGATACCTGTACATGGGCACCCTGTTCCTGACCGCCAGCACCCTGACGCTCTCCAAGAGCCTGCGCGACCGGCACGAGCACGAACGGCTCGTGAACCGCGTCAAGAGTGCCCGCACCGAGCAGGTGCTCAGCAAATTCGACACCTGA
- a CDS encoding PQQ-dependent sugar dehydrogenase, protein MPSTRLAFPAALAATTIALLGTSCAQSSTGAAQSFKVPAGFQVNLYADGFKKPRFMVVASNGDVLLSDTGAGTVYVLPDRNRDGKADGKQVFASGLNQPHGLATQGGFLYVANTDGVVRFPYKPGETKASAAPTKLVDLPGGGGHSTRTVEFGPDGRMYVSAGSTCNVCEESDPKRAAIWVYDADGKNGKPYATGLRNAVGLEWFGGQLYATNNGRDQLGDDLPPEGFYKVKSGGFYGWPYCYTTQPGQAQVWDKDFGRKSADTCKAATPAFALTTAHSAPLGLAFYTGKTFPAAYRGQMFVALHGSWNRSEKSGYKVITIDPQTGKVTDFLTGFLRGQNVVGRPVDLAVAADGSLLLTDDGEGRVWRIQAR, encoded by the coding sequence ATGCCCTCAACTCGACTGGCCTTCCCGGCGGCGCTGGCTGCCACGACCATCGCCCTGCTGGGGACCAGCTGTGCGCAGAGCAGCACGGGCGCCGCGCAGAGCTTCAAGGTGCCCGCCGGATTTCAGGTGAACCTGTACGCGGACGGGTTCAAGAAGCCGCGCTTCATGGTGGTGGCCAGCAACGGGGACGTCCTGCTCAGCGATACGGGGGCCGGGACCGTGTACGTCCTGCCGGACCGCAACCGCGACGGCAAGGCCGACGGCAAGCAGGTGTTCGCCAGCGGGTTGAACCAGCCACACGGCCTGGCCACCCAGGGCGGGTTCCTGTACGTGGCGAACACGGACGGCGTGGTGCGCTTCCCCTACAAGCCCGGGGAGACGAAGGCCAGCGCCGCACCCACGAAACTGGTGGACCTGCCGGGCGGGGGCGGGCACTCGACCCGCACGGTGGAGTTCGGTCCGGACGGGCGGATGTACGTGTCGGCGGGCAGCACCTGCAACGTCTGCGAGGAGAGCGACCCGAAACGCGCCGCGATCTGGGTGTACGACGCGGACGGGAAGAACGGCAAACCCTACGCGACGGGCCTGCGCAACGCGGTGGGGCTGGAGTGGTTCGGCGGGCAGCTGTACGCCACGAACAACGGCCGTGACCAGCTGGGCGACGACCTGCCGCCCGAGGGGTTCTACAAGGTCAAGTCAGGTGGGTTCTACGGCTGGCCGTACTGCTACACCACCCAGCCCGGACAGGCGCAGGTGTGGGACAAGGACTTTGGGCGCAAGTCGGCCGACACCTGTAAGGCCGCCACGCCCGCATTCGCCCTGACGACCGCGCACTCCGCGCCGCTGGGGCTGGCGTTCTACACTGGGAAGACCTTCCCCGCCGCGTACCGCGGGCAGATGTTCGTGGCGCTGCATGGCAGCTGGAACCGCAGCGAGAAGAGCGGGTACAAGGTGATCACCATTGACCCGCAGACCGGGAAGGTCACGGATTTCCTGACCGGCTTCCTGCGCGGGCAGAACGTGGTGGGCCGCCCGGTGGACCTGGCGGTCGCGGCGGACGGCTCGCTGCTGCTGACCGACGACGGCGAGGGCCGCGTCTGGCGCATCCAGGCCCGCTGA
- the aroA gene encoding 3-phosphoshikimate 1-carboxyvinyltransferase, with amino-acid sequence MSADGLPEKFDVIVHPAAELRGELRAQPSKNYTTRYLLAAALADGESRVVGVATSEDAEAMLRCLEDWGAGVELVGGDAVIRGFGASPRAGVTLNPGNAGAVARFLMGVAALTTGTAFVTDYPDSLGKRPQGDLLEALSRLGARVQSREGMFPLSISGPVRGGVVEVSAERSSQYASALMFLGPLLPGGLDLRLTGDIKSHAPLRQTLDTLAAFGVQASASEDLSRITIPGGQAFRAGRVLVPGDYPGSAAILAAAATRPGELRLSNLREHDLQGEREALNVLREMGADLTREGDTVVVRGGRPLHAVKRDGDGFTDAVQALTAAAALADGTTTWENVYTLRLKECDRISDTRRELQRLGLTVTETQDSLTITGTPSLAGGVTADGHGDHRMIMLLTVLGLSAQSPIRITGAHHIRKSYPMFFRHLESLGARFEYPEATRA; translated from the coding sequence ATGAGTGCGGATGGCCTGCCGGAGAAGTTTGACGTGATCGTGCATCCCGCCGCCGAGTTGCGGGGGGAGTTGCGGGCGCAGCCGAGCAAGAACTACACGACGCGGTACCTGCTGGCGGCGGCGCTGGCGGACGGGGAGTCGCGGGTGGTGGGCGTGGCGACCAGCGAGGACGCCGAGGCGATGCTGCGCTGCCTGGAGGACTGGGGCGCGGGTGTGGAGCTGGTGGGTGGGGACGCCGTGATCCGGGGGTTCGGGGCGAGTCCGCGTGCGGGTGTGACGCTGAATCCGGGGAATGCGGGGGCGGTGGCGCGGTTCCTGATGGGCGTGGCGGCCCTGACGACCGGGACGGCGTTCGTGACCGACTACCCGGACTCGCTCGGGAAGCGGCCGCAGGGGGATCTGCTGGAGGCCCTGTCGCGCCTGGGCGCGCGCGTGCAGAGCCGTGAGGGGATGTTCCCGCTGTCCATCTCGGGGCCGGTGCGGGGCGGGGTGGTGGAGGTCAGTGCGGAGCGTAGCAGTCAGTACGCCAGCGCGCTGATGTTCCTGGGGCCGCTGCTGCCCGGCGGGCTGGACCTGCGCCTGACGGGGGACATCAAGAGTCACGCGCCGCTGCGGCAGACGCTGGACACCCTGGCGGCGTTCGGGGTGCAGGCGTCCGCCAGCGAGGACCTGAGCCGCATCACCATTCCCGGTGGGCAGGCGTTCCGGGCGGGCCGCGTGCTCGTGCCGGGGGATTACCCGGGCAGCGCGGCGATCCTCGCGGCGGCCGCCACCCGGCCCGGCGAGCTGCGCCTGTCGAACCTCCGCGAGCACGACTTGCAGGGCGAACGCGAGGCGCTGAACGTCCTGCGCGAGATGGGAGCCGACCTGACCCGCGAGGGCGACACCGTGGTCGTGCGCGGCGGGCGGCCCCTGCACGCGGTCAAGCGCGACGGGGACGGATTCACGGACGCTGTGCAGGCCCTGACGGCGGCGGCGGCCCTGGCGGACGGCACGACCACCTGGGAGAACGTGTACACGCTGCGCCTGAAGGAATGCGACCGCATCAGCGACACGCGCCGCGAACTTCAGCGCCTCGGCCTGACCGTCACCGAGACGCAGGACAGCCTGACCATCACGGGCACGCCCAGCCTCGCCGGGGGTGTCACGGCCGACGGGCACGGCGACCACCGCATGATCATGCTGCTGACCGTGCTGGGCCTGAGCGCGCAATCTCCCATCCGGATCACGGGCGCGCATCACATCCGCAAGAGCTACCCGATGTTCTTCCGCCACCTCGAATCCCTTGGGGCGAGGTTCGAGTACCCGGAAGCCACGCGCGCCTGA